One genomic segment of Capricornis sumatraensis isolate serow.1 chromosome 6, serow.2, whole genome shotgun sequence includes these proteins:
- the B3GALT9 gene encoding LOW QUALITY PROTEIN: beta-1,3-galactosyltransferase 9 (The sequence of the model RefSeq protein was modified relative to this genomic sequence to represent the inferred CDS: inserted 1 base in 1 codon), whose protein sequence is MQVTFCRLRTHQWCFILFNVILFHALLFGADFVEEYFLHALPYVDMKILETKDKARKLSTEPLRSNLSKCYILSQSEVCKGKSVFLLSLIFSSPENGTRRDLISKTWGNVTSVRGHPTLTLFALGMPVLVTTQQEIXESQKNNDIIEGIFLDSAENQTLKIIAMTQWAVAFCPNALFVLKVDEGMFVNIPSLVDYLLNLKEHLNDIYVGRVIHQDTPNRDPNSQEFVPFSEYPEKYYPDYCSREAFVISQDVAGMMYVVFKEVPTKVPAVFVGICAKSIGLIPIHSSRFSGKRHIRYNRCCYKFIFTSSETTDAEMPQAWEEINSGKECTLLETYNGLVSCKLLTYLDSFKRFHMGTVKNNAMSYDD, encoded by the exons ATGCAG GTGACTTTCTGCAGACTTCGGACTCACCAGTGGTGTTTCATCCTGTTTAATGTTATTCTGTTTCATGCCTTGCTTTTTGGGGCTGATTTTGTGGAAGAATATTTTCTGCATGCTTTGCCTTATGTAGATATGAAAATTCTTGAAACTAAGGATAAGGCAAGAAAATTGAGCACGGAGCCCTTGAGAAGCAATCTTTCCAAATGCTATATCCTGAGCCAGTCAGAGGTGTGTAAAGGGAAGAGCGTATTTTTGCTCTCCCTTATATTCAGTAGCCCAGAAAATGGAACAAGGCGGGATCTCATCAGCAAAACCTGGGGTAACGTGACCAGTGTCCGAGGGCACCCCACTCTCACACTATTTGCTTTGGGAATGCCTGTTTTGGTAACCACTCAGCAAGAGA GAGAGTCCCAAAAGAATAATGACATAATTGAAGGCATCTTCTTGGACAGTGCTGAGAACCAGACGCTGAAGATTATCGCCATGACGCAGTGGGCTGTGGCTTTCTGCCCTAATGCCCTATTTGTCCTGAAGGTTGATGAAGGGATGTTTGTCAATATACCAAGCTTGGTGGACTATCTTCTCAATCTGAAAGAACACCTTAACGATATCTATGTTGGAAGAGTTATCCATCAGGATACGCCCAACAGAGACCCTAATAGCCAAGAATTTGTCCCTTTCAGTGAGTACCCAGAAAAGTACTACCCAGATTACTGCAGCAGGGAGGCCTTTGTTATATCCCAAGATGTGGCTGGGATGATGTATGTAGTTTTCAAAGAAGTACCCACTAAAGTCCCTGCTGTGTTCGTAGGAATCTGTGCTAAGTCCATCGGCCTTATACCCATCCACAGTTCAAGGTTTTCTGGGAAAAGGCACATCAGATACAACAGATGTTGCTATAAGTTCATTTTCACATCCTCAGAAACTACAGATGCTGAAATGCCCCAGGCATGGGAGGAAATtaacagtggaaaagaatgtaCGCTGCTTGAAACCTATAATGGGCTTGTTTCCTGCAAACTTCTGACGTATCTTGACAGCTTTAAACGCTTTCACATGGGTACCGTAAAAAATAATGCCATGTCTTATGATGATTag